The following are from one region of the Ruficoccus sp. ZRK36 genome:
- a CDS encoding right-handed parallel beta-helix repeat-containing protein gives MRRALTLSLSVSLSLLSLANASPPSEVDVNTPPTGASIDESVEQIYLRVDPTYILPEGADPTDAPFKTIQDAVNAAMQYLERDIPVRIGITPSIYRESITIPGNSLGALLVIEGDSALYTIITGSEPLTSHWSLVDKEKNIWRHSWTHDWGDFTLDQSWSSSQGPLAPQRLVSQSRAHSVALSWEPPGEGSDPTACYRIYRQRVGRTGQDYELVADEVRETTWEDTDLEPSTAFENNSYTYYVTAINKWGKESRPSGIVNSRARDPEGVGYPPYIVRRRERLFAGGLLGAPLVMVEKPENLAIFGEIGSFYVSDGYLRDRSDGYVLVCLPEGETPDDTVIEASTNLNPGRKNASACLYIVDKPNLVLRNLSLVNSVQNGLHLDSCRNVLIEDVYVSGNGGSGIDINVQRKLQPVSEAVTLRRVHTRGNGGSGISASRLLNFRIEDCAVNGSNQRSFWNEQQNNPPYLWNRAGLLLSNAHRGLISHLEASVNFAPGLWLDYNNRGIRIVDSLFEDNWPGGLKLSASQGPFVIRGNQFVRNGVGLILANARNGLLEDNIFADNLEAQIEVLRLPARPVVDWTDQAEETVRTENWTWRDNIFSTQLVQPDITCLIKVPYAEWPDFYNTLKSSRNLWWMAFEPDQAAQLDALQINLSGWQMATGQDLDSRFADPKLTRNKDTRRYEPEPDSPVHDRANWTAIELPEDHREQFEAAHPQPHPDTLDSDK, from the coding sequence ATGCGCCGTGCGCTTACGCTCAGTCTTTCTGTCTCTCTCTCACTGCTGTCGCTGGCGAATGCCTCCCCGCCGTCAGAAGTCGATGTAAACACGCCCCCCACCGGCGCATCTATCGACGAATCCGTCGAGCAGATTTACCTGCGGGTGGACCCGACCTACATCCTGCCGGAGGGAGCCGATCCGACCGACGCACCGTTCAAGACCATCCAGGACGCCGTCAACGCCGCCATGCAGTATCTGGAGCGTGACATCCCGGTGCGTATCGGCATCACCCCGTCTATTTATCGCGAGTCGATCACCATCCCCGGTAACTCGCTCGGCGCTCTGCTGGTGATCGAGGGGGACTCCGCCCTCTACACCATTATCACCGGCAGCGAGCCCCTTACCAGCCACTGGTCACTCGTCGATAAAGAGAAAAACATCTGGCGCCACTCCTGGACCCACGACTGGGGCGATTTCACACTGGACCAGAGCTGGTCCAGCAGCCAGGGCCCTCTGGCCCCGCAACGCCTCGTGTCCCAAAGCCGTGCCCACAGTGTTGCCCTGAGCTGGGAGCCTCCCGGTGAGGGAAGCGACCCTACCGCCTGCTACCGCATTTACCGTCAGCGGGTCGGACGAACGGGGCAGGACTACGAGCTCGTCGCCGACGAGGTCCGCGAAACCACCTGGGAAGACACCGATCTGGAGCCCTCCACGGCCTTCGAGAACAACAGCTACACCTACTACGTCACGGCGATTAACAAGTGGGGCAAGGAAAGCCGCCCCTCGGGCATCGTCAACAGCCGCGCCCGCGACCCGGAGGGAGTCGGATATCCGCCGTATATCGTGCGACGTCGCGAGCGACTTTTCGCCGGAGGCCTTTTGGGAGCCCCACTGGTGATGGTCGAAAAGCCGGAGAATCTCGCCATTTTCGGAGAGATTGGGAGCTTTTATGTGAGTGACGGTTACCTGCGCGACCGCTCCGACGGCTATGTGCTCGTCTGCCTCCCTGAGGGCGAAACACCCGATGACACCGTGATCGAGGCCTCGACAAACCTCAACCCTGGCCGCAAAAACGCCAGCGCCTGTCTCTACATCGTCGATAAGCCCAACCTCGTCCTGCGCAACCTCTCTCTGGTCAACTCCGTGCAAAACGGCCTGCATCTGGACAGCTGCCGCAATGTCTTAATCGAGGATGTCTATGTCAGCGGAAACGGCGGAAGCGGCATCGACATCAACGTCCAGCGTAAGCTCCAACCCGTAAGCGAGGCTGTCACTCTGCGCCGCGTCCACACCCGCGGCAACGGCGGTAGCGGCATCTCCGCCTCGCGTTTGCTGAACTTTCGCATCGAGGACTGCGCGGTCAATGGCAGCAATCAGCGTTCGTTCTGGAATGAGCAACAGAACAACCCACCCTACCTGTGGAACCGGGCCGGACTGCTGCTCAGTAACGCCCACCGGGGACTGATAAGTCATCTCGAAGCCTCCGTCAACTTCGCCCCCGGCCTCTGGCTCGACTACAACAACCGGGGCATCCGCATCGTGGATTCGCTTTTCGAGGATAACTGGCCCGGCGGCCTCAAGCTGAGCGCCAGTCAGGGGCCGTTTGTTATCAGAGGCAACCAGTTTGTCCGCAACGGAGTCGGGCTCATCCTCGCCAACGCTCGCAACGGCTTGCTGGAGGACAACATCTTTGCCGACAACCTTGAAGCGCAGATCGAGGTCCTCCGCCTCCCCGCACGCCCGGTTGTTGACTGGACCGATCAGGCGGAGGAGACCGTCCGCACGGAGAACTGGACATGGCGCGACAACATTTTCAGCACACAACTGGTCCAACCCGACATAACCTGCCTGATCAAGGTTCCGTATGCCGAGTGGCCGGATTTCTACAATACACTAAAATCTTCCCGCAATCTGTGGTGGATGGCCTTTGAGCCCGATCAGGCCGCACAGCTCGACGCGCTGCAGATCAATCTCTCCGGCTGGCAGATGGCCACCGGGCAGGA